Proteins found in one Muntiacus reevesi chromosome 2, mMunRee1.1, whole genome shotgun sequence genomic segment:
- the ECHS1 gene encoding enoyl-CoA hydratase, mitochondrial: MAALRALLPRVRAPLRPWLCCPVQRSFASSAAFEYIITAKKGKNSNVGLIQLNRPKALNALCNGLIAELNQALQAFEEDPAVGAIVLTGGEKAFAAGADIKEMQSHTFQDCYSGGFLSHWDRLTRVKKPIIAAVNGYALGGGCELAMMCDIIYAGEKAQFGQPEILIGTIPGAGGTQRLTRAVGKSLAMEMVLTGDRISAQDAKQAGLVSKIFPVETVVEEAIQCAEKIASNSKIVTAMAKESVNAAFEMTLAEGVKLEKKLFYSTFATEDRKEGMAAFVEKRKANFKDQ; this comes from the exons ATGGCCGCCTTACGTGCCCTGCTGCCCCGCGTCCGCGCCCCGCTGCGGCCCTGGCTCTGCTGCCCGGTACAGCGCTCCTTCGCCTCGA GTGCAGCCTTTGAGTACATCATCACAGCAAAGAAGGGAAAGAACAGCAACGTGGGGTTGATCCAGCTGAACCGCCCCAAGGCCCTCAATGCGCTCTGCAATGGCCTGATTGCGGAGCTCAACCAGGCACTGCAGGCCTTCGAGGAAGACCCAGCCGTGGGGGCCATTGTCCTCACAGGCGGGGAGAAGGCGTTTGCAG CTGGAGCCGACATCAAGGAAATGCAGAGCCACACGTTCCAGGACTGTTACTCTGGCGGGTTTTTGAGCCACTGGGACCGACTCACACGTGTCAAGAAGCCAATCATAGCTGCTGTCAATGGCTATGCC CTTGGTGGTGGCTGTGAACTTGCTATGATGTGTGACATCATTTATGCTGGAGAGAAAGCCCAGTTTGGACAGCCGGAGATTCTAATAGGAACCATCCCAG GTGCAGGCGGGACCCAGAGACTGACCCGTGCCGTCGGAAAGTCCCTGGCCATGGAGATGGTCCTCACTGGCGACCGGATCTCGGCCCAGGACGCCAAGCAAGCAG GTCTTGTAAGCAAAATTTTTCCTGTTGAGACAGTGGTCGAAGAAGCCATCCAATGTGCAGAAAAAATTGCCAGCAACTCTAAAATTGTAACAGCAATGGCCAAAGAATCAGTGAACGCAG CTTTTGAAATGACATTAGCAGAGGGCGTTAAATTGGAGAAGAAGCTCTTCTACTCAACTTTTGCCACC GAAGACCGGAAGGAAGGGATGGCCGCGTttgtggagaagagaaaggccaaCTTCAAAGACCAGTGA